In Syntrophomonadaceae bacterium, the DNA window AGTTATCCCGGGAGCTGCCGGTCTGGTCTGTCCCATAGGTATAGGGGGTAGCAACCCTGGTGCAGGCGGAACTATAGGAATTATGGTAATTGAGATAACCGCCTCCGTAAATACATAACAACCTGCGAAAAAACTCCCTTTCCGCCAGCTTGCCGGAGATTCCCGAGGCATAGTTTATGTATCTGGATTCGGGGCCGTATAGCTGGGTAATGCGTTGAAGCTCCCTGGTGATTATATCAGTAGCTTCCGTCCAGGAGATCCTGGTAAATTGTCCCTCGCCTCTTTTGCCGCTGCGCTTTAACGGATATTTTAGCCGGCCGGGATGGTAAAGTCTTTCTACATAAGCGCTGCAGCGGATACAAGGCAGCAACCGCTGATGTTTTTCCGCCTTGCCATCGCTTAAGGCTTTTATCCTGGTAACAGTATTTCCTTGCACATGAACCTGGAGCAGACATCGCCCGCCACAGTTATGCCCGCCGGATGTAATTATAATTCTTTCCTGGCTTTCCATCTTTTCCTCTTTTCTAAGACCGGATCGGTTTGTTATTGTAAAAAATCATCTGGCCAAAGCCTGAGGAAGCCTTGCTATTTCCTGACAAAATGTGGCAAGTCTAAAGGTATTGCAAAGGATAACTCAACGAATCCATTAAACTCTTGATCCTGATACCAGGGGGCCTGGTAGATCATTTTCTTTATGCCGTTTTTTTCGGTGGTGTAACAGTTGATAGTTTCCCCTGCTGTCATTTCTACCAGTTTTTTGCGGGCAGGCTCGGGATGACATTCAAAAACGTCTTTTCCGATTAATTCTTTGCCGCCGTCTTTGGCAAACAGTTTAATTGCCTGGTCGTTCATCTCGATAATCTTGCCACTTTGATCCGTCACAGTTATTGCCATAGAAAACTCCTTTAACCATTGTCCATCTGACATTAGATCTTCACCCCTGTCGTAAAATAAAAGTGATGGCACCGCTTTAGCGGCATGGAAGGCTATCTATTATAATAATAGTAGCCTTTGTTTGGGCATTTATCTCACCTGCTAGATACGATGGAGTCTTCTCGCGGCAATGAAGGAGAGGCCCTTCTCCGTCAAGGCCTCCGCGGTTTTGTTGACGGCGGCGTGTTTGTCAAGGTAGTTAAGCGTGAGTTTCGCCATGTCACCAGAGGATTCTATTTCTGTTTTGCTGCGGAAGTAGTCCAAGATATCTGAGGGATGCTCGCGGGTGACCTCGACCTCGGGGTCGCCGCCTTCGTGTTTAGCGGCTACATTTGGCACACTCATCGCAAGCGTCAGGAGTTCCTCGCGCCGATTATAGGGCTGACGCACGATACTCTTGTAGGCTTCGGTGATATGATGCTCTAGCCGCACGTTGCTCTCAAGCCCAAGTGCTTTGCGCACGTAGGAGCTCAGTTCAATTGTTTCGTTATTGACGGAATTGCCCAAGTTAAACCCTGCCAAAGGCGTAGTCCCATCCTCGCGCGCCATGAGGCGAGCCATGAGCAATGTCCACAGCACCGAGTAGGGATTGTCGTTGCCCATGAACACGGAAATCTTAAAGCTGATGTTGATCCCCATTTTGTAGAGCATGTAACCGAGGAAAACAGTGCCGGGGTTGATATTTAACACCTGACTGATGCCATAGTTGGTATAATAGTAGAGTCACTCGTCTACCCACTTCAGGGCATAGTCGTTAGGCTGCCCAATACCCCCAAAGTAGCCGGTAATAGTAGCGGGGCCACAAAGATGTACGTTGGAGCCGTCTGTCCCCTTGGTGTCAAGCGTCTCGACATAGCTCGCGCCGATAATTTGCATGGCGGCGGCAATCGCTAGCGTGTCCCCTTGATCGGCTTCCTGTTCTTTCATCCTGCGTACACGGATGTAGCGCCCGGGCATAATCTCTTGCCGCTCAATGGCCTGTTTAGCTTCGGCGATGAGCCATGGGAAATACTGGAGAGCGCTGATTTCCAGTGTCACTGCGCGTCCCTCGTCAAAATACATGCGGTCGGCCTTGTCACCAAGCACTTTGCGGCGATACTCAGACAGCGGCACAAATGCCCCTTTGTCCCTCTCCCGCATCAGCCACTGCAAGTCTTCGCGGTAGGGGGAACGCATGTTCTCAA includes these proteins:
- a CDS encoding diguanylate cyclase, encoding MSDGQWLKEFSMAITVTDQSGKIIEMNDQAIKLFAKDGGKELIGKDVFECHPEPARKKLVEMTAGETINCYTTEKNGIKKMIYQAPWYQDQEFNGFVELSFAIPLDLPHFVRK